A portion of the uncultured Draconibacterium sp. genome contains these proteins:
- a CDS encoding HupE/UreJ family protein produces MSLFEMYLKLGFKHIIDIHGYDHIVFVLALCAGYNLSQFKKVLIMITAFTIGHSVTLALSTLNVLTISSDLIEFLIPATICVTAIANILPFKSKNNRFVYVLTLSFGLIHGLGFSNYLKELLGRESNILTPLLAFNIGLELGQLLILAIYFAVLVITVQLFRVRNDFWRIFVSGMAFGVAVILMIDKAPALF; encoded by the coding sequence ATGAGTTTATTTGAGATGTACCTCAAATTGGGGTTTAAACACATTATCGACATCCATGGTTACGACCACATTGTGTTTGTTTTGGCGCTATGTGCCGGTTACAACCTCAGTCAGTTTAAAAAGGTGTTAATAATGATAACGGCTTTTACCATTGGTCATTCTGTAACTCTTGCCTTGTCAACCTTAAATGTGCTTACTATTTCATCCGATCTTATTGAATTTCTTATTCCGGCAACCATTTGTGTTACGGCCATCGCCAACATTCTGCCGTTTAAATCAAAAAACAATCGTTTTGTTTATGTACTCACTTTGTCTTTTGGTTTAATTCACGGATTAGGTTTTTCTAATTACCTGAAAGAATTACTTGGGCGCGAATCGAATATTTTAACGCCGCTACTTGCTTTTAATATCGGGCTCGAGCTCGGACAATTACTTATTCTTGCCATTTATTTTGCGGTGTTGGTAATTACTGTTCAATTGTTTAGAGTGCGAAACGATTTCTGGCGCATTTTTGTTTCGGGAATGGCATTTGGCGTTGCCGTAATTTTAATGATCGATAAAGCCCCTGCCCTTTTTTAA
- the xerA gene encoding site-specific tyrosine recombinase/integron integrase yields the protein MNTRPQIKLDKGEHRQQQVVFVRFAYNNEITELLRIIFPVYWSRTKGCWYIREKDFDLSNFFASLKDRAYIDYSALKPKAKPYMPYAKKRDYSYRNFVQLPPKYIDKLIQKRYSESTIRTYSAYFKDFLHHFNGHQIDEINQEEINAYIKQLVEKDQISGSQQNQRINAIKFYYEKILEREKFLYQIDRPKRSKQLPRVLSKAEVKEIIKHCGNIKHRCILSLIYSAGLRRSELINLRISEIESERGLIKIKDAKGKKDRYSLLSPALLNQLREYYKKYQPRYWLFEGNSPRSQYSATSIANILNEAAYKARIRRRVTPHMLRHSFATHLLEQGTDLRYIQELLGHGSSKTTEIYTHVTNKDIGKIKNPLDDLFDDST from the coding sequence TTGAATACGCGCCCGCAAATAAAGCTTGATAAAGGAGAACACCGCCAACAGCAGGTTGTTTTTGTGCGTTTTGCCTATAACAACGAAATAACCGAACTACTCCGCATTATTTTCCCGGTGTATTGGAGCCGCACCAAAGGATGCTGGTATATTCGTGAAAAAGATTTCGATCTCAGTAATTTTTTCGCATCGCTTAAAGACCGGGCTTATATTGATTATTCGGCATTAAAACCAAAGGCAAAGCCCTATATGCCCTACGCAAAAAAACGCGATTACTCGTACCGTAACTTTGTACAATTGCCACCAAAATACATCGATAAACTAATACAAAAACGATATAGCGAAAGCACCATACGCACTTACTCGGCTTATTTTAAAGATTTTTTACACCATTTTAACGGCCATCAAATCGACGAAATAAACCAGGAAGAAATAAACGCTTACATTAAACAATTGGTTGAAAAGGATCAGATATCGGGCAGCCAGCAAAATCAACGTATTAACGCAATAAAGTTCTATTACGAGAAGATTTTGGAACGCGAAAAGTTTTTATACCAGATTGACCGCCCGAAACGGAGTAAACAATTGCCCCGGGTACTGAGTAAAGCTGAAGTAAAAGAAATTATTAAGCATTGTGGCAATATAAAACACCGGTGTATTTTATCGCTTATTTATTCGGCGGGTCTGCGCCGAAGCGAATTGATTAATTTAAGGATCTCGGAAATTGAATCGGAACGGGGACTAATAAAAATTAAGGATGCCAAAGGGAAAAAAGACCGTTATTCGCTACTATCTCCGGCTTTATTGAACCAGCTACGCGAATACTACAAAAAATACCAGCCCCGGTATTGGTTATTCGAGGGCAACTCTCCCCGATCGCAATACAGCGCTACCAGTATCGCCAATATTTTAAACGAAGCAGCTTACAAAGCACGTATTCGCAGGCGGGTTACTCCACATATGTTACGCCATTCGTTTGCCACTCATTTGCTTGAACAAGGAACCGATCTTCGGTATATACAGGAATTACTTGGACATGGCTCGAGCAAGACCACTGAAATTTACACACATGTAACGAATAAAGACATTGGGAAAATTAAAAATCCTCTTGACGACCTGTTTGACGATTCAACATAA
- a CDS encoding transglutaminase-like domain-containing protein — MKLKSLSLFVCSLLLGSCTNFFSAINYSPSPKVHEISFSDEAPNPAYRFFYSDTLNNTYLRTLRQDYALDQLVANAASELDSITMILGWSSAQWEHNGSNTPSKSDALTILEEAKNGSQFRCVEYGILAAESLNALAIPARPLSIKTRDVAKVRSGAGHVVTEVYSASFNKWIFIDPQFNVMPLKNGIPLNGVEFQQAIYNNEALTLVNNDGVVDDDSAKHYLKWIGKYLYFFDVTFDQRIGEEKKRQTFEGKTKLMLVPLKAENPTTFQRSSNINYCIYTHSLADFYREP; from the coding sequence ATGAAACTTAAAAGTTTATCCCTGTTCGTATGCAGCTTGTTGCTCGGCAGCTGCACCAACTTTTTTAGTGCAATTAACTACAGCCCGTCGCCAAAAGTGCATGAAATCTCTTTTTCGGATGAAGCCCCTAACCCGGCCTACCGTTTTTTTTATTCCGATACATTGAATAACACCTACCTGCGCACGCTGAGGCAGGATTATGCTCTGGACCAACTGGTGGCAAATGCAGCCAGCGAATTAGACAGCATAACGATGATACTCGGCTGGTCGAGCGCACAATGGGAACACAACGGCAGCAATACGCCATCGAAATCGGATGCACTTACCATTTTGGAGGAAGCCAAAAACGGCAGCCAGTTCAGGTGTGTGGAATATGGAATTCTTGCAGCCGAAAGTCTTAACGCGTTGGCTATTCCGGCACGCCCGCTAAGTATAAAAACCCGCGATGTAGCCAAAGTTCGTTCCGGTGCCGGGCATGTGGTTACCGAAGTTTATTCGGCTTCGTTTAACAAGTGGATCTTTATCGATCCGCAGTTTAACGTAATGCCCCTTAAAAATGGTATTCCTTTAAATGGCGTTGAATTTCAGCAGGCCATTTACAACAATGAAGCATTAACACTGGTAAACAACGATGGCGTTGTTGACGACGATTCTGCAAAACACTACCTGAAATGGATTGGGAAATACCTATACTTTTTTGATGTTACCTTCGACCAGCGAATTGGAGAAGAAAAAAAGCGGCAAACTTTTGAAGGAAAAACCAAACTAATGCTGGTTCCGTTAAAGGCTGAAAACCCGACTACGTTTCAACGCTCATCTAATATTAATTACTGCATTTACACTCACTCGCTTGCCGACTTTTACCGTGAACCTTAA
- a CDS encoding winged helix DNA-binding protein, whose translation MNNSLNILSEIIEHLRRFEIEKGQEPKDIKEFALWLSQLMFESHSLVESNHDENSIDMELTFLLIMQSKHYKTYCKEALLNTEINSPDEYSFLYHLSLVDSFRKMELIHIHLLEAPSGIEVIKRLLKKEFIEEFDDKDDKRAKRVRITNKGRKETDKITPQMKSVYSKMTAEMSLKEKLYAVTLLKELNEFHLTPKDKRK comes from the coding sequence ATGAATAATTCTTTAAATATTTTATCAGAGATTATTGAACATCTAAGAAGGTTTGAAATCGAAAAAGGACAAGAACCAAAGGACATAAAAGAGTTTGCTCTTTGGCTAAGTCAGCTTATGTTTGAATCGCATAGTTTGGTAGAGTCCAATCACGATGAGAACAGTATAGATATGGAGTTGACTTTTTTATTAATAATGCAAAGCAAACATTATAAAACGTATTGTAAAGAAGCATTGTTAAACACTGAAATAAATTCTCCGGATGAATATAGTTTTTTGTACCATTTAAGCTTAGTTGACAGCTTTAGAAAAATGGAATTAATACATATCCATTTATTAGAGGCACCTTCGGGAATTGAAGTAATTAAAAGGCTTTTAAAAAAGGAGTTTATTGAAGAATTTGACGACAAAGATGATAAGCGGGCAAAACGAGTTAGAATAACAAATAAAGGTAGAAAAGAGACCGATAAGATAACCCCACAAATGAAATCGGTCTATTCAAAAATGACAGCTGAAATGTCGCTCAAAGAAAAACTTTATGCAGTAACTCTGCTCAAAGAACTTAACGAATTTCACTTGACTCCAAAAGATAAGAGAAAGTAA
- a CDS encoding IS110 family transposase gives MYKTNHFVGVDVSKDKFDVWDSIAGHRSFPNGRKGFRQFSKQLPANSFCVMEATASYYQQLALYLYEHDIELAVVNPISIKRFIQMKLQQNKTDKSDARMIALYGEEQPELSPWIPAPDYITKCKQLQRVIVIYLKQNTSLKNHIQSLESRGVKSGVLIRSLKRQLKQVRLEIELLETEMQSLIHQYDADLFVNLSSIPGIGKKTAAFLIILTNGFRDFDNYRQVSSFCGLSPIEHSSGTSVKGRSRISKRGNPYIRNQLFMCSFTACQCNPQCRSLYQRLVNKGKSKKLALIAVCNKLIKQSFAIAQSGLPYDPAYRSSIVVQ, from the coding sequence ATGTATAAAACTAATCATTTTGTTGGAGTTGACGTATCGAAAGACAAATTTGATGTTTGGGACAGTATTGCGGGACATCGTTCTTTTCCAAATGGGCGAAAGGGCTTTCGCCAGTTTTCCAAACAATTACCAGCCAATAGTTTTTGCGTGATGGAAGCCACTGCGAGCTACTATCAGCAGCTTGCGCTGTATTTGTATGAGCATGATATTGAGTTGGCAGTAGTTAATCCTATTTCCATCAAACGTTTCATCCAGATGAAGCTGCAGCAAAACAAGACCGATAAAAGTGATGCACGCATGATTGCTTTGTACGGAGAGGAACAGCCCGAGCTATCACCATGGATTCCGGCACCGGATTACATAACCAAATGCAAACAGCTTCAGCGGGTGATTGTTATTTATTTAAAACAGAATACCTCCTTAAAAAACCATATCCAGAGTTTGGAAAGTAGGGGAGTTAAAAGCGGAGTGCTGATTCGTTCGCTAAAGCGGCAACTCAAACAGGTGCGCCTGGAAATTGAGTTACTGGAAACAGAAATGCAATCGCTGATACACCAATATGATGCAGATCTGTTTGTTAATCTATCCAGCATTCCAGGAATTGGAAAAAAGACTGCTGCCTTTCTTATCATTTTAACCAATGGCTTCCGCGATTTTGATAATTATCGCCAGGTATCTTCTTTTTGCGGTTTATCTCCCATAGAGCATTCTTCGGGGACCAGCGTAAAAGGCCGTTCACGGATCAGCAAACGAGGCAATCCATATATTCGAAATCAATTGTTTATGTGCAGTTTTACAGCCTGCCAGTGTAATCCGCAGTGTCGGTCGCTTTATCAACGGTTGGTAAACAAAGGGAAATCGAAAAAATTAGCACTGATTGCGGTCTGTAACAAACTAATAAAACAGTCATTTGCAATTGCCCAATCAGGATTACCGTATGATCCGGCGTATCGAAGTAGTATCGTTGTTCAATAA
- a CDS encoding M1 family metallopeptidase, whose protein sequence is MKKLALFITFFVSACAVSLAQENINLNKFRQLKQELATPNVYRTASGAPGHEYWQQKADYKMNIRLDDKTQRIYGEETITYHNQSPDILKYLWLQLDQNMRAPDSDTYKTMTSGLNQRVSFGQLKRMMYDFDGGFKLDYVQDADGNDLPATINKTMMRVDLPKTLQPGESFTFKVKWWYNINDRLTDGGRSGYEYFKNEDNYIYTIAQFYPRMAVYNEVEGWQHKQFLGTGEFTLPFGDFEVSLTVPADHVVGATGVLQNTTEVLTKEQMDRFEKAKADTEDPVFIVSQEDAEKAEKGKVKEEKTWVFKAENVRDFAFASSRKFIWDAMAVKFGDRTVMAMSYYPKEGNPLWEQYSTRVVAHTVKTYSKFTFDYPYPVAISVHTDRIGMEYPMICFNGGRPESDGTYSERTKYGMIGVIIHEVGHNFFPMIVNSDERQWTWMDEGLNTFVQFLTEQEWEPNYPSSRGIPANIVPYMSGDKKFISPVMTNSESVWSLGSNAYAKPSTALNILRETVMGRELFDYAFKEYAQRWMFKHPTPADFFRTMEDASGVDLDWFWRGWFFTTDHCDISMENVKWYQANTQDPEVEKPLQKAADEEAAITITTIRNKAFAEETYRAKNPEAADFYTTYDQYKVTKEDKEEYDKFLKSLSDEEKELLGAHLNFYQIDFKNLGGLVMPVILKFEFVDGTEEVQYIPAEIWRKNNEEVSKVFMFGKEVEQITLDPYRETADTDLNNNYWPTRKQPTRFELYKSRYGSGRFGSGQNPMQKAKKK, encoded by the coding sequence ATGAAAAAATTAGCACTTTTTATTACCTTTTTTGTATCAGCCTGTGCAGTGTCGTTGGCACAGGAAAACATTAATCTGAACAAGTTCAGACAGTTAAAACAAGAGTTAGCAACGCCAAATGTTTACCGCACTGCATCGGGGGCACCGGGGCACGAGTACTGGCAACAGAAAGCCGATTACAAAATGAACATCAGGCTTGACGACAAAACCCAGCGAATTTACGGCGAGGAAACAATTACTTACCACAACCAGTCGCCCGATATTTTAAAATATTTATGGTTGCAACTCGACCAGAATATGCGTGCACCGGATTCGGACACCTACAAAACCATGACTTCAGGATTAAATCAGCGTGTTTCGTTTGGTCAACTGAAACGCATGATGTACGATTTTGACGGTGGTTTTAAACTGGATTACGTGCAAGATGCCGACGGCAACGACTTGCCGGCAACCATTAATAAAACCATGATGCGCGTTGATTTGCCCAAAACACTACAACCGGGTGAATCTTTCACTTTCAAAGTAAAATGGTGGTACAACATTAACGACCGCCTGACCGACGGAGGTCGCTCGGGGTACGAATATTTTAAAAACGAGGACAACTACATTTATACTATTGCCCAGTTTTACCCACGTATGGCCGTTTATAACGAAGTGGAAGGCTGGCAGCACAAACAGTTTCTCGGAACCGGCGAATTCACCTTGCCTTTTGGCGATTTTGAAGTAAGCCTAACCGTTCCGGCCGACCATGTGGTTGGTGCTACCGGAGTTCTTCAAAACACCACTGAAGTGTTAACTAAGGAGCAGATGGATCGTTTTGAAAAAGCAAAAGCCGATACGGAAGACCCGGTGTTTATCGTGTCGCAGGAAGATGCCGAGAAAGCCGAGAAAGGAAAAGTTAAAGAGGAAAAAACATGGGTGTTTAAAGCCGAAAATGTACGTGACTTTGCCTTTGCCAGCTCGCGTAAATTTATCTGGGATGCGATGGCCGTAAAATTTGGCGACCGCACGGTTATGGCCATGTCGTATTACCCAAAAGAAGGTAACCCGTTGTGGGAACAATACTCAACACGCGTGGTTGCGCATACCGTAAAAACATATTCTAAATTCACGTTCGATTACCCATACCCGGTAGCTATTTCGGTACACACCGACCGCATTGGAATGGAATACCCGATGATTTGTTTTAACGGCGGACGCCCCGAAAGCGACGGCACCTACAGCGAACGTACCAAATACGGAATGATCGGTGTAATCATTCACGAAGTGGGTCACAACTTCTTCCCGATGATTGTTAACTCCGACGAGCGCCAATGGACATGGATGGACGAAGGATTAAATACTTTCGTACAATTTTTAACCGAACAGGAATGGGAACCGAATTACCCGTCGTCGCGCGGAATACCGGCTAACATTGTTCCTTACATGAGTGGCGACAAAAAATTTATTTCGCCGGTTATGACCAACTCTGAATCAGTTTGGAGCCTTGGTAGCAATGCTTACGCCAAACCAAGTACGGCACTAAATATTTTGCGCGAAACCGTTATGGGACGTGAGCTGTTCGACTATGCTTTTAAAGAATATGCACAACGCTGGATGTTTAAACACCCTACCCCGGCCGATTTCTTCCGTACAATGGAAGATGCTTCGGGAGTTGATTTAGACTGGTTCTGGCGTGGATGGTTTTTTACCACCGACCATTGCGATATTTCGATGGAAAACGTAAAATGGTACCAGGCCAATACACAGGATCCGGAAGTGGAGAAACCGTTGCAAAAAGCAGCCGACGAAGAGGCAGCGATAACGATTACTACCATACGTAACAAAGCGTTTGCCGAAGAAACATACCGTGCAAAAAATCCGGAAGCTGCCGATTTTTATACTACTTACGACCAGTATAAAGTTACCAAAGAAGACAAAGAAGAATACGATAAATTCTTGAAAAGCCTGAGCGATGAAGAAAAAGAATTGCTTGGTGCACATCTGAACTTCTACCAGATTGATTTTAAAAACCTGGGCGGACTGGTGATGCCGGTAATCTTAAAATTTGAATTTGTTGACGGCACAGAAGAAGTGCAATACATTCCGGCCGAAATTTGGCGTAAAAACAACGAAGAGGTATCGAAAGTATTTATGTTTGGCAAAGAGGTGGAACAAATTACGCTCGACCCCTATCGCGAAACCGCCGATACCGATTTAAACAATAACTACTGGCCAACCCGCAAACAACCAACACGTTTCGAGTTGTATAAATCGCGATATGGCAGTGGCCGGTTTGGCAGTGGGCAAAACCCCATGCAAAAAGCGAAAAAGAAATAA
- a CDS encoding porin family protein: MRQILILLFILISSVTWGQKHLIGVQGGLNFTNFTSKEGFANTSTKTGFIGGITYDLKLNEKYRFGVDILYSQRGVNDKFILTDDNGAYSGEQDNEMNYDYLSIPIKFGYELGNKIRFIPNIGIVPAIAIKAEITSPTVDGNGMVTGKETINHIDHVSKFDFGGIVEFGFETDLSENLIFCTNLNYKHSLTTFSNSDYFEGQNMRHYGFSVAVGLKYKLNK; this comes from the coding sequence ATGAGACAAATTCTAATTTTATTATTCATTTTAATTTCATCTGTTACTTGGGGACAAAAACATCTCATTGGAGTACAGGGAGGATTAAATTTTACAAATTTCACATCAAAAGAAGGCTTTGCAAATACATCAACCAAGACTGGATTTATAGGTGGAATTACATACGACTTAAAGCTTAATGAAAAATACAGATTTGGAGTTGACATTCTATATTCCCAACGAGGAGTAAATGATAAGTTCATTCTTACGGATGACAATGGAGCATATAGCGGAGAACAAGATAATGAGATGAACTATGATTACTTGAGTATTCCAATAAAATTTGGGTATGAATTAGGAAACAAAATAAGATTTATCCCAAATATTGGAATTGTTCCTGCGATTGCAATTAAAGCAGAAATAACTTCTCCGACTGTTGATGGGAACGGGATGGTTACAGGAAAAGAGACTATCAACCACATAGACCATGTTTCTAAATTCGATTTTGGAGGAATAGTAGAATTTGGATTTGAAACTGATTTGTCTGAGAATCTTATTTTTTGTACAAACCTTAATTACAAACATAGTTTGACAACATTCTCAAACTCGGACTATTTTGAAGGTCAAAACATGAGACATTACGGATTTTCAGTTGCAGTTGGACTTAAGTACAAATTAAATAAATAA